One window of the Colias croceus chromosome 5, ilColCroc2.1 genome contains the following:
- the LOC123691791 gene encoding organic cation transporter protein-like, which produces MSSKDERKTETEFEEVLNREVGQFGKFQLINILLMGLPAIASGFLAGDYNFAAARLPFRCAIPECDGDSPVYAPDWILNAIPETATGFADCTRYASLYNTSDIPTSCPVELFDKSKIIPCDGFVYERTNSLVYDFGLECQEWIRTLSITLNSVGAMVALPVAGWVSDYFGRRASIVLFAFNVVVIGIIKAFSTNYIMYLVTQFLHTALGGGVFSAAYILAAEIVGPKYRVTASVLMSTMFALGLALVGVIASAVSYWRHLTLIYFVPMTLILSYYWILCESHRWLLSKHKNDKAKIALERAANLNGKKISEQAMVFLLLAIPHNVESEKSKNLIMRVLKSPVMLRRSCTTPIYWIATTFIYYGMTINSVSLSGNIYVNYILVALVEIPGYWTAYFTLDRIGRRMTLFSGFALCAVCCMGFAFTPHSRYGLSLFLYLVGKYCTGLIITSVYLFTSELYPTRHRHSFLGFSSMLGRLGTVIASFTPPLMDYWTGIPSVMFGTICIITALLVLTQPETLGQKVPDTFEDAEVLGKI; this is translated from the coding sequence atgtCTTCAAAGGACGAACGGAAAACTGAAACAGAATTTGAAGAAGTTTTAAACCGTGAAGTAGGACAATTTGGCAAGTTTCAGCTGATAAACATACTTTTAATGGGACTACCTGCAATTGCCTCTGGATTCCTAGCTGGGGATTATAATTTTGCTGCAGCCAGACTTCCTTTTCGGTGTGCTATTCCAGAATGCGATGGTGACTCTCCTGTGTATGCACCTGATTGGATACTAAATGCAATCCCCGAAACAGCAACAGGCTTCGCAGACTGCACCCGATACGCCAGCCTTTACAATACTTCAGACATTCCAACGTCGTGTCCCGTTGAACTATTCGATAAAAGTAAAATCATACCATGTGACGGTTTTGTTTATGAAAGAACAAACTCTTTAGTTTACGATTTTGGACTTGAGTGTCAAGAGTGGATTCGTACTTTatcaataacattaaatagtgTCGGAGCCATGGTTGCACTCCCGGTAGCGGGATGGGTGTCTGACTACTTTGGGCGCCGCGCATCAATTGTTCTGTTTGCCTTCAATGTTGTCGTTATCGGTATCATAAAAGCATTCTCCACTAACTATATAATGTATCTTGTAACGCAATTTTTACATACTGCGCTGGGTGGTGGTGTGTTTAGTGCAGCATATATATTAGCTGCAGAAATCGTAGGTCCAAAATATCGAGTCACTGCTAGTGTTCTAATGTCCACAATGTTTGCTTTGGGTCTAGCTTTGGTAGGCGTAATAGCTTCTGCGGTATCTTATTGGCGACATCTTACCTTAATATATTTCGTACCGATGACAttgatattatcatattattggATTCTGTGCGAGAGTCATCGATGGTTGCTAAGTAAACATAAGAATGATAAGGCTAAGATAGCGTTAGAACGTGCAGCGAATCTAAACGGTAAAAAGATATCCGAACAAGCAATGGTTTTTCTTCTATTAGCCATACCGCATAACGTTGAATCAGAAAAGAGTAAAAATCTAATCATGCGTGTTCTTAAATCACCAGTTATGTTAAGGAGGAGTTGTACAACACCTATATACTGGATCGCAACTACGTTTATATATTACGGTATGACAATTAACTCAGTGAGTTTGTCCGGAAATATCTATGTAAACTATATACTTGTTGCTTTAGTAGAAATTCCAGGATATTGGACGGCCTACTTCACATTGGATAGGATAGGTCGTAGAATGACATTATTTTCAGGTTTTGCGTtatgtgctgtgtgctgtatGGGATTTGCTTTTACTCCTCACTCGCGTTACGGTTTATCATTATTTCTTTACTTAGTAGGCAAATATTGTACTGGTCTTATCATTACAtctgtgtatttatttacttcagAATTATATCCTACGAGGCACCGACATTCGTTCCTTGGATTTTCTTCAATGTTAGGTCGACTGGGAACTGTAATAGCATCTTTTACTCCACCTTTAATGGATTATTGGACTGGTATTCCATCGGTCATGTTCGGGACAATCTGCATAATAACAGCCCTTTTAGTACTTACACAACCGGAAACACTAGGCCAAAAGGTACCCGACACTTTTGAAGATGCCGAAGTATTAGGAAAGATCTGA
- the LOC123691792 gene encoding uncharacterized protein LOC123691792, whose translation MSCGKRPLVKNWDNPKKLRVITASKYEQNEASVKVHWKNVIRTLELSYKDEQFWDSHYQDVRELVGPVIFKRITKIFNLPADDKPYEPLSDTSSPEPSELFYRTTATSQNRIQPTFSMSDFDTSMYDEIEEEDEGLLDEQSEIWSESSMQSADLRKSSRSKSMTRSKSMTRSMSTTKAQRKSMSKSFSRLMSKGIVKSTSRQSRAFKSELSFADESAHSSDDLIVHASSMAGRRSPFRKLVRNPHFDMLYCNKSETDMIKWNSKYKQKAFEVSASDEFSKKAEILTKKIAKEFYDWWVGLGNVEFKSEIKRPEDIEDLFQVWFDEHASRGLVLDPRILPCVLQSIAEYVGVKKAACPNVLKRQIAHDIHAETSPAHTRAFGTCLPQKSKHIPPKNNTMEMWHSVKIPEDLKSMACVWDDIQHLTSTKAFHKWLKIRPHLPMPPFFKSLEAPGEKKQPFVVPSDFVVKDKASSISTQELALPVSEFDLELKEVLSRLLNE comes from the exons ATGTCTTGTGGAAAACGACCTCTTGTAAAGAATTGGGATAATCCAAAAAAATTGCGAGTTATCACTGCATCTAAATATGAACAAAATGAGGCGTCCGTAAAAGTTCATTGGAAAAACGTTATACGTACTTTGGAGTTGTCATACAAAGATGAACAG TTCTGGGATTCACATTACCAAGACGTTCGAGAGTTGGTGGGGCCAGTGATCTTCAAGAGAATCACTAAGATATTCAATCTGCCAGCAGACGATAAGCCTTACGAACCACTGTCGGATACATCGTCGCCTGAACCTTCTGAATTGTTTTATCGTACCACTGCTACTTCacag aatcgCATACAACCCACGTTTTCAATGAGCGATTTCGATACATCAATGTATGATGAAATAGAGGAAGAAGATGAGGGTTTACTAGATGAGCAATCAGAAATATGGAGCGAATCATCTATGCAATCTGCCGATTTAAGAAAATCATCTCGATCCAAGTCAATGACCAGATCTAAATCGATGACTAGATCTATGAGTACCACAAAAGCTCAAAGAAAATCAATGTCAAAATCATTTTCTCGGCTGATGTCAAAAGGGATAGTGAAATCAACGTCGAGGCAATCTAGAGCTTTCAAGTCTGAACTATCTTTTGCTGATGAATCAGCTCATTCATCGGATGATTTGATAGTTCACGCCAGCTCGATGGCAGGCAG ACGCTCACCGTTTCGAAAATTAGTAAGAAATCCGCACTTTGATATGCTGTACTGTAATAAATCAGAAACGGATATGATTAAATGGAATTCGAAGTACAAACAGAAAGCGTTTGAAGTCTCCGCGTCTGATGAATTTAGTAAGAAAGCGGAAATTTTAACTAAGAAG ATTGCGAAGGAATTTTATGATTGGTGGGTTGGATTGGGTAACGTCGAATTCAAGAGTGAAATAAAACGTCCTGAAGATATTGAAGATCTATTCCAA GTATGGTTCGACGAACACGCTTCCAGAGGACTTGTATTAGATCCAAGAATTCTCCCGTGCGTGTTACAAAGTATTGCTGAGTATGTTGGAGTTAaaaag GCTGCTTGCCCGAACGTATTAAAGCGGCAAATAGCACATGATATTCACGCTGAGACGAGTCCAGCTCACACCAGAGCCTTTGGAACCTGTCTACCGCAGAAAAGTAAACACATTCCACCCAAGAACAATACCATGGAAATGTGGCACTCGGTGAAGATACCGGAAGATTTGAAATCAATGGCGTGTGTCTGGGATGACATACAGCACCTAAC GTCAACTAAAGCTTTCCATAAATGGCTTAAAATTCGACCACATTTGCCGATGCCGCCTTTCTTCAAATCATTGGAAGCTCCCGGCGAGAAGAAGCAACCGTTTGTTGTACCATCTGACTTCGTCGTTAAAGATAAAGCTTCCTCGATATCCACACAGGAGCTCGCTCTTCCTGTGTCTGAGTTTGATCTGGAATTAAAGGAAGTTCTTAGCAGACTCCTGAATGAATAG
- the LOC123691790 gene encoding proton channel OtopLc-like, whose product MTDITSRKELMDEIVSRKNMGDKKFHSETSLQNFDNEEAVPPEVAEDPGVHNTSVTGTPVLNTITERRRTMSQPGPISGNLSTATIARTRRRAPRNVMYAPDIEKGSSVDRLNVLNGKDDYSFPPTPGSERNSPYLYNNNSRNGDIKSLNSYRLPINEMRGGTTPRKRSVATMDAQSLRSESHAPPPTSPEDNARLSLKYLTLILSCMYAVLLVTLGLIIYVSDPFVDMSPSLAYSITLLGVGFLFQFYLFFDINRYKAVALKNQKTKERHMEKFSEFFRKQEIEYGNDLGSPTIPNPGERTPESRPADLPSPVLVPLQHDYCFSHGRHSGSFYLKLGAAAFALGHLVHSVLLISVQVSYFYDDTIANDDCIDILQVTFDVLQPLYCFVQLFFIFKYCNVLILKNQGLAHFGFMHMIGSSLCFWIYNIIRETILALTIYANKTYGNRTETVTTDDDISAFLDVSGLYNEKCVGSQVITTILENLSPYLYPFGVEFNILIVGVYYIIWSNIGNCENVDATDGSSSFDDSQTICKIPTASEDNDYTSNIVIYADCHASNKGLFLGMVLTVVTVGILILGFVLGNIGDSNYRETGYAISNWAMLAMHTLMLIAVVIAYNQARKLDINEHPISLLDDILLFVCLPAFFMETVLSMVATINVLNIVRSIDFSVMVIQVLIQTPLIMDALRRCSNSRKLRKSKPGREVLMFLIIANVAMWMMYTFSYKSPESLDERYKYYGKVLWSILGHVSLPLIMFYRFHSSVCFADIWDAAYKPGSEH is encoded by the exons atGACGGATATTACGTCTCGTAAAGAACTAATGGATGAAATAGTGAGTCGTAAAAATATGGGTGACAAAAAGTTCCATTCTGAAACGAGTTTACAAAATTTTGATAACGAGGAAGCCGTACCTCCTGAAGTGGCAGAAGATCCCGGG GTACACAATACCTCAGTGACGGGGACGCCTGTGCTCAACACGATCACAGAGAGGAGACGGACCATGTCCCAACCGGGGCCGATTTCTGGCAACCTGTCAACCGCTACCATAGCACGCACCCGACGTAGAGCGCCAAGAAATGTCATGTATGCTCCTGACATTGAAAAAGGG AGCTCTGTAGATCGACTGAACGTGTTGAACGGGAAAGATGATTATTCATTTCCGCCCACCCCTGGAA gTGAAAGGAATAGTCCGTATCTTTATAACAACAACAGCCGTAATGGAGACATAAAATCACtga acAGCTATCGATTACCCATTAACGAGATGCGAGGTGGGACCACACCGCGGAAGCGGTCGGTGGCGACGATGGACGCACAATCTTTACGCTCCGAGTCGCACGCGCCGCCCCCAACTAGTCCTGAAGACAATGCCAGATTGTCTCT AAAATACCTAACTCTTATACTGAGCTGTATGTACGCAGTATTATTGGTTACTCTCGGactaataatatatgtttCAGACCCGTTTGTGGATATGTCACCGTCAttg gCATATTCTATTACTCTTTTGGGTGTaggatttttatttcaattctaCCTTTTCTTCGACATCAATCGATATAAAGCGGTAGCtttaaaaaatcagaaaaCGAAAGAGAGACATATGGAAAAGTTTTCGGAGTTCTTTCGAAAACAAGAG ataGAATATGGCAATGACCTGGGATCACCCACGATACCCAACCCAGGTGAACGAACTCCTGAAAGTCGACCTGCTGACCTGCCTTCCCCAGTCCTTGTGCCTTTACAACATGATTACTGTTTTAGTCATGGAAGACATTCGGGAAGTTTCTATCTTAAGTTAGGAGCAGctg CTTTTGCATTAGGACATTTAGTGCATTCTGTACTTCTAATTTCGGTGCAAGTCAGTTACTTTTACGACGATACCATAGCCAACGATGATTGTATCGATATACTGCAAGTAACGTTTGATGTACTACAACCCTTATACTGTTTTGTACAACTTTTCTTTATATTCAAATACTGCAACGTGCTGATATTGAAGAACCAG ggTCTAGCTCATTTCGGATTTATGCATATGATCGGTAGTAGCTTATGTTTCTGGATTTACAACATTATACGCGAAACAATTTTAGCGTTAACtatttatgcaaataaaaCATACGGAAATCGCACCGAGACAGTTACTacag atgATGATATCTCCGCATTTCTTGATGTAAGTGGATTATATAACGAAAAATGTGTCGGCTCTCAAGTAATAACGACAATCTTAGAAAATCTTTCGCCGTATCTATACCCATTTGgtgttgaatttaatattctgATTG ttggagtttattacattatttggAGCAACATTGGAAATTGCGAAAATGTTGACGCCACCGATGGCAGTTCGAGCTTCGATGACTCTCAAACGATATGCAA aaTACCAACGGCAAGCGAAGACAACGACTACACAAGCAATATTGTGATCTACGCGGATTGTCACGCTTCGAACAAGGGATTGTTCTTGGGCATGGTGCTAACTGTAGTTACCGTGGGTATTCTCATACTGGGCTTCGTGCTGGGCAATATTGGAGA TTCCAACTACAGGGAAACCGGCTACGCGATCAGCAACTGGGCCATGTTAGCCATGCACACTCTGATGCTGATTGCAGTGGTAATAGCATATAACCAAGCCAGAAAACTGGACATCAATGAGCATCCTATCTCACTTTTGGATGACATTCTGCTCTTTGTATGTTTGCCAGCGTTCTTCATGGAAACCGTATTGTCTATGGTCGCCAcaattaatgtattaaatattgtaagaaGCATTGACTTTTCAGTTATG GTTATCCAAGTGTTGATTCAAACCCCATTAATAATGGATGCGTTACGGCGTTGCAGCAACAGCCGCAAATTGCGCAAGTCGAAGCCGGGTCGAGAAGTTCTCATGTTCCTGATTATTGCCAACGTGGCGATGTGGATGATGTACACCTTCTCGTACAAATCACCGGAATCACTAGATGAAAGATACAAATACTACGGCAAAGTGCTATGGAGTATCCTGGGACACGTGTCCCTACCGCTCATAATGTTCTATAGATTCCATTCTAGTGTATGCTTTGCAGATATTTGGGACGCTGCATACAAACCCGGTTCAGaacattaa